The following are encoded together in the Streptomyces sp. NBC_00358 genome:
- a CDS encoding helix-turn-helix domain-containing protein, translating to MSIVNSPDGNSPEDERPFEDDPAAERPSIGRALQRARIEAGLTVDDVSNATRVRITIIHAIEQNDFAPCGGDVYARGHIRTVARAVRIDPVPLLAQYDAEHGGRPAPTPAAPLFEAERIRPERRGPNWTAAMVAAIVAVIGFVGFTVVKGGGNGDDSKTQVAEGSTPITKKSAAPSTQATKPADPKPEPSDSAIAAAPQDKVTVRVSAADGRSWISAKDHNGRMLFDGLLNKGESKTFQDSSKINLILGDAGAIQLFVNGKKIEDQFQPGAVERLTYTKGDPQVG from the coding sequence GTGTCCATCGTCAACTCACCTGACGGCAACTCACCCGAAGACGAGCGTCCGTTCGAAGACGACCCTGCGGCCGAGCGGCCCTCGATCGGACGTGCCCTTCAGCGGGCGCGCATCGAGGCCGGTCTGACCGTCGACGACGTCAGTAACGCCACCCGCGTCCGTATCACGATCATCCACGCCATCGAACAGAACGACTTCGCTCCCTGTGGTGGCGACGTCTACGCGCGCGGGCACATCCGTACCGTGGCCCGCGCCGTCCGGATCGATCCCGTCCCGCTGCTCGCGCAGTACGACGCCGAGCACGGTGGACGTCCCGCGCCGACGCCCGCCGCCCCGCTCTTCGAGGCGGAACGCATCCGCCCCGAGCGCCGCGGACCGAACTGGACGGCCGCCATGGTCGCCGCGATCGTCGCGGTGATCGGCTTCGTCGGGTTCACCGTCGTCAAGGGCGGCGGCAACGGGGACGACTCGAAGACCCAGGTCGCCGAGGGGTCCACGCCCATCACCAAGAAGTCCGCCGCGCCGTCCACGCAGGCGACCAAGCCCGCCGACCCGAAGCCGGAGCCGTCCGACAGTGCCATCGCGGCCGCCCCGCAGGACAAGGTGACCGTCCGGGTGAGCGCCGCGGACGGACGAAGCTGGATCTCCGCCAAGGACCACAACGGGCGGATGCTCTTCGACGGGCTGCTGAACAAGGGCGAGTCCAAGACCTTCCAGGACAGCTCCAAGATCAACCTCATCCTCGGCGACGCCGGAGCCATCCAGCTGTTCGTCAACGGGAAGAAGATCGAGGACCAGTTCCAGCCGGGCGCGGTCGAGCGTCTGACGTACACGAAGGGCGACCCGCAGGTCGGATAG